One Onychostoma macrolepis isolate SWU-2019 chromosome 10, ASM1243209v1, whole genome shotgun sequence genomic region harbors:
- the or30bv1 gene encoding odorant receptor 105-1 → MLPKNWTTITEFIIVGFPGLHPDYYGLVSAIFFIVYTTTVAGNTIFLVLFITSESLRKPMYIILASLAMSDMCFSTVALPKIIARYWFNAGATPFHACFFQMELIHYFGTLNSLIMMIMALDRYVAICYSLRYQTVMTNRITYILNATAWVTAFIAPTIAALHTQQLPYCGPKLIIQCYCDHISITSLACAENSKQVLLALCVALLVLLLPLAFIIYSYCHIIASLMRLSSSQSRWKSFATCSTQLSIIALFYVPRCAVYIANFLQIQISRDFRILLILLYSLVPPLINPFIYCLRTQEIRRIVSRWASRQKAFREMSRINVITM, encoded by the coding sequence ATGTTACCGAAGAACTGGACAACTATCACAGAGTTTATCATCGTGGGCTTCCCTGGACTCCATCCAGACTACTATGGCCTGGTTTCTGCCATTTTCTTCATCGTCTACACGACCACAGTGGCCGGTAACACCATTTTCCTGGTGCTGTTTATCACTTCGGAGAGCCTCAGGAAGCCCATGTATATCATCCTAGCGAGCCTGGCAATGTCTGATATGTGTTTCTCCACTGTTGCCTTACCTAAAATCATAGCCAGGTACTGGTTTAATGCGGGAGCAACCCCTTTCCACGCTTGCTTCTTCCAAATGGAGCTAATTCACTATTTTGGGACATTGAACTCGCTGATAATGATGATCATGGCCCTCGATCGCTATGTGGCTATTTGTTATTCTCTGCGATACCAAACTGTTATGACTAACCGCATCACGTACATACTAAATGCAACGGCTTGGGTAACTGCCTTCATCGCTCCCACAATAGCTGCCCTACACACTCAACAGCTTCCTTACTGCGGCCCTAAACTGATCATTCAATGCTACTGTGACCACATCTCTATTACCAGCCTAGCCTGTGCTGAAAACAGTAAGCAGGTATTGCTGGCCCTGTGTGTGGCCCTACTTGTGCTCCTTCTCCCTCTGGccttcatcatttactcttaCTGTCACATCATAGCATCTTTGATGAGGCTGTCGAGCTCTCAGAGTCGCTGGAAAAGTTTTGCCACCTGCAGCACGCAGCTGTCCATCATTGCTCTGTTTTATGTGCCTCGCTGTGCCGTGTATATAGCCAATTTCCTGCAAATCCAAATCAGTAGAGATTTCAGGATACTTCTCATATTGCTTTACAGCCTCGTTCCACCACTGATAAACCCCTTCATCTACTGTTTACGTACTCAGGAGATCAGAAGGATTGTGAGCCGGTGGGCGAGCAGGCAAAAGGCCTTTAGAGAGATGTCTAGAATTAATGTGATCACTATGTAA
- the or80a13 gene encoding odorant receptor 106-1, with protein MANYTVNSVDSFIITGFDHLQNQKLLGFLILITYMLILLGNGINLCIISTNRHLHKPMYILICNLAVVDIMFSSTCSTTMISVLLAEIKTVSYYSCISRMFFYHLGDFTVCMALTLMAIDRLIAIRLPLRYHSIVTNSRTFLFIFLTWLITITLMGVLTSVVDNVPYCQPVIRYVFCDYPSMIRAACVDPESYFFLPAMINLWWFCGQFPFIMCTYAVLAYSVTKLSNNASKRQMINTCLSHLIVLFSYYAPKMVHALLTRIGVVLTLTERNAILIVASLIPPLINPTVYCTRTKEIRKRLADAFLRIKVAPNNLKLLS; from the coding sequence ATGGCaaattacactgtaaacagTGTAGACAGTTTTATAATCACTGGATTTGATCACCTGCAGAACCAAAAGCTCCTTGGATTCCTCATCTTAATAACCTACATGCTCATATTGCTTGGGAACGGCATCAATCTGTGTATCATCTCGACTAACAGACATTTACACAAACCAATGTACATATTAATCTGTAATCTAGCTGTTGTTGACATAATGTTCTCCTCTACCTGCAGCACAACCATGATCTCAGTGCTTCTGGCTGAGATTAAAACGGTTTCATACTACTCTTGCATCTCAAGGATGTTCTTCTATCATCTTGGCGATTTCACAGTATGCATGGCTCTGACATTAATGGCAATTGACCGACTTATTGCAATTAGACTTCCATTGAGATACCACAGCATTGTaacaaattcacgaacatttctgttcatttttctGACTTGGCTCATTACTATCACTTTAATGGGTGTTTTGACATCTGTGGTAGACAATGTTCCGTACTGTCAGCCTGTCATCAGATATGTGTTCTGTGATTATCCTTCTATGATCAGAGCTGCTTGTGTTGATCCTGAATCATATTTTTTCTTGCCTGCAATGATTAATCTGTGGTGGTTCTGTGGGCAGTTTCCCTTTATTATGTGCACATATGCTGTCCTGGCCTATAGTGTGACCAAACTGTCCAACAATGCGAGCAAAAGGCAAATGATCAACACTTGCTTGAGTCACCTCATTGTCTTGTTTAGTTATTATGCACCAAAAATGGTCCATGCATTATTAACTCGAATAGGAGTTGTTCTAACTTTAACAGAGAGAAATGCTATATTGATTGTCGCTTCTCTAATTCCTCCATTAATAAACCCCACAGTTTATTGCACCAGAACTAAAGAGATCAGGAAACGATTAGCAGATGCATTTTTGCGCATAAAAGTTGCACCAAATAATTTAAAGTTGTTATCGTAA